Genomic window (Alphaproteobacteria bacterium):
TGCAGGCCGTGGCTACCGCCAAGATGGCCTGGGACGTCGGCCTGCGCCACGTCGGCATCATTTACCTCAACAACGACTGGGGTAAGAACAACCAGGCCGAGTTCATCCGCGCCTTCAAAGCGCTGGGCGGCAAGATCGGCAACGTTGTGCCGTTCAATCCTGACCAGCCCTCCTACCGTTCGGAGGTTAACAAGGCCATGGAAGGCGGCGTGGACAGCCTTTACCTCTTGTCCCAGCCGCAGGACGGCATCAAGCAGGTACGCGAGTGGATCCGCTTCGGCGGCCCGGAGAAGTATGTGTTCCCGCAAGGCATGAACGATTCGGCGTTTGTCGAGAAAATCGGTGCCGATCTCCTGAAGGACGGCTGGTTCATCAGCCCGGGCACCCCCGACACGCCCTCCGTCAAAACCATGGAAGCCGACTACCAGAAGCGCTTCGACCTGAGCCCCAAGGGCCCGGGCCGGACTTCGGGCTATGATTCGGGCGTTCTCATTTCGCTCGCCATGGTGGCCGCGGACATGGGCGGCAAGGACATCAAGGGTGGAACCCTGGCCAACATTATCCGTAACATCACCGGCACCGAGGGCGAAGCCGTCTACGCCGGAGTCGAGGGCCTAAAGAAGGCCATCACGCTACTCAAGGCGGGCAAGAAAATCCGCTACGTCGGCGCCACCGGCCCGATCAACTTCGACGCCTACGGTGACGTCGCGTTGCCCTTCGTCGGCATGCAATTTCGCGGCGGCGAGTTCGTCGACGCCATGAGCATCAGCCTGCAAGACGTGGCCAAGGTCAAGGCAATGGCCAACAAATAAAAGGCCGAATCTAAAGCCTAACCGACGTTTTGGGTGACCGGCCGGCACTGCTGGCCGGTCCCTTCCTTTTTCGAGATGGAGATGCGCAAACAAAAACGCCTTGGCTGCATCGTGCCGGCCATCAACGTGATCGCGGAGGACGATTTCATCACCCTCTGCCCGGCCGATGCCGGCGTCCATTTTGCGCGTGCCGACGTCGACCAGACACGGAGCCTTGCCGAACAATTTCAGCAGATGATCGACGATGCCCCAAGGTTGGGAACGACATTGGCCAAGGCCGGCGTCGGCGTCATCACTTTCGCCTGTACCTCGGCCAGCTTCTTCAAGGGTGAAGGGTCGGACGCCGTGATCGCCGAGGCCATCGCCGAGAGCGCCGGCGTTCCCGCGATAACGACGGCGACGGCGGTGACCGATGCCCTGAAGACCCTGAAGGCGGGCCGCATCGGCATCGCCACGCCCTATATCGAATGGGTTTTCGAGGCCGAACGCGCGTTCTTCGCCAAGGCCGGTTTCGACGTCGCCGGGATCACCGGCATGAACCGGCGCGGTGGCGCCGAGGTCAACACCATCAGCGACGACGAGATCCGGGCCATCGTCGACGAGGTCGACGGCGAAGGCATCGATACCCTGTTCGTCAGTTGCACCGACCTGCCAGCACTCGGCCTCATTGAGGAACTCGAGGACCGCCACCAAAAGCCCGTGGTCAGCAGTAATCAAGCTACCTTCTGGACCGCCGCCCGAGCCCTCGGTATCGGCCCCATCGAGGGGTACGGGCGGCTGTTGGCTCGGCACCTCTGAAAACGGCCGAATCCCGGCCCGTTGGAGGGGCATGGACACCATCGAGATGGCTGACGGGACCCCCATACCCCGTCTCATCCTTGGCGGCTGGCAAACCCGGGCCGGCGACGGCGAAACTGCGCTCGCACACCTCCTGGGCTGTGCCGAGGCCGGCATGCGGGCCTTCGAGACGGCCGATGCCTACCCCGGGCACGAAGCCCTGCTGGGGCGCTTTCGCGCGGCCTGGGCCGCGCGGGGCGGCGATCCCGAGGCCCTTAGGTTTCACACCCGCTACAGCCCCGATCTGAGTGACGGCCGACCCAGCGCCAAGCAGGTGACGGCGGCCATTGATCGGGCGCTTGAAGAGCTTGGCGTCGATCGCCTCGATCTCCTCCAACTCCAGTGGTGGCGCTTCGATGTGCCCGGCTGGTCCCAGACCTTGGAGCAAATGGCCAAACTCGCCGCCGAGGGCAAGATCGACCGGATCGGCGTCACCAACTTCGGGCCCGATACACTCGCACCGCTCCTCGAGGTCGGCCTCCCGATCGCCAGCAACCAGGTCCAGTATTCCCTGATCGACACTCGCCCGGAGAAGAGCCTCGCTGCCCTCTGCCAGCGGCACAGTGTCGTGCTCTTTGCCTACGGGCCGTTAGCTGGTGGTTTCCTGACCGAACGCTGGCTCGGCCGCCCCGACCCCGGGCCGAGAGGGGAAGGCGACGACTTCAGTCGCGAGTACCGCTTCATGATCGAGGCCTTCGGCGGCTGGGCCCTCCATCAGGGCTTACTCGGTGTCCTCGATGAGATCGCCAGGCGGCGGGGTTTCTCCATCGTCCAGGTGGCGCTTCGCTGGCTTCTTGATCGACCCGGTCTCTCGGCCGCCCTGGTCGGCGCCTCCAGCTCCTCCCGCATTGGGGATTTGCTGCGCGTGTTCGATTTGATCCTCGACCATGCCGAACAGGCCGCCATCGAGGCCGCGACGGCACGTCGCCGGGGTCCCGAGGGCGAGGTCAGCGAACTCGAACGGGATCCCGATGGGCCCTTCCATCGCCTGATCCAGCAAAGTCTGGCCACCAAGGCGGCAACCTGACGGGCTAAACCCGGCCTTGGTTCTGGTTGTAGCGCATGATGCCGCCGTGGCGGCCGGTCTTGTCGCGCTCAAGGTCGTAGCAATCTCCCTCGAGGCCCGGACCCCGGTCGAGCGCGGC
Coding sequences:
- a CDS encoding aspartate/glutamate racemase family protein codes for the protein MRKQKRLGCIVPAINVIAEDDFITLCPADAGVHFARADVDQTRSLAEQFQQMIDDAPRLGTTLAKAGVGVITFACTSASFFKGEGSDAVIAEAIAESAGVPAITTATAVTDALKTLKAGRIGIATPYIEWVFEAERAFFAKAGFDVAGITGMNRRGGAEVNTISDDEIRAIVDEVDGEGIDTLFVSCTDLPALGLIEELEDRHQKPVVSSNQATFWTAARALGIGPIEGYGRLLARHL
- a CDS encoding aldo/keto reductase, whose amino-acid sequence is MADGTPIPRLILGGWQTRAGDGETALAHLLGCAEAGMRAFETADAYPGHEALLGRFRAAWAARGGDPEALRFHTRYSPDLSDGRPSAKQVTAAIDRALEELGVDRLDLLQLQWWRFDVPGWSQTLEQMAKLAAEGKIDRIGVTNFGPDTLAPLLEVGLPIASNQVQYSLIDTRPEKSLAALCQRHSVVLFAYGPLAGGFLTERWLGRPDPGPRGEGDDFSREYRFMIEAFGGWALHQGLLGVLDEIARRRGFSIVQVALRWLLDRPGLSAALVGASSSSRIGDLLRVFDLILDHAEQAAIEAATARRRGPEGEVSELERDPDGPFHRLIQQSLATKAAT
- a CDS encoding ABC transporter substrate-binding protein, with translation MKFTRYMLAFAATGALLAVAAGPMSGAQAACTHKVGSVLSLTGSYGAFGVPISKAAQLGVEQVNAARKALGVGCGLVYDVRDSQTQASVAVDAARKLIDLEGVTALVGPISSGITAPLLTSVTVEKNVVLVATASTSSTFTNMGREGKTKGLFFRTLPADSLQAVATAKMAWDVGLRHVGIIYLNNDWGKNNQAEFIRAFKALGGKIGNVVPFNPDQPSYRSEVNKAMEGGVDSLYLLSQPQDGIKQVREWIRFGGPEKYVFPQGMNDSAFVEKIGADLLKDGWFISPGTPDTPSVKTMEADYQKRFDLSPKGPGRTSGYDSGVLISLAMVAADMGGKDIKGGTLANIIRNITGTEGEAVYAGVEGLKKAITLLKAGKKIRYVGATGPINFDAYGDVALPFVGMQFRGGEFVDAMSISLQDVAKVKAMANK